AAAAACAAATTTGAGATAAAATGGAAAATGAAATGAGAAAGTCTTTAGAATTAATTGATTTTATCTACAAATTAGTTAATAATTGATTGTGAATTGTGTATTTGTGTTTGTTTTTAGACAAAAAACAGTTAGTTTAGATTATCTTTTTCTATGGGTTTTTTAATGTAACAAGAATTACAAAAAAAAGATAGAGAGAATAAAAAAACAAAATCCTGTTCCTTCATTCTGCATCACTTTCTAATAAGTGCGTGCAAGTTGTGCAAATTTATATGAAACAAACCTATTCACCAATAATTTTTTTAACATCTGCTACAGAAACGTCTGCTTTTTTGGCTGTAGATGTTGCTCTTTCTACACCTCAACGTACAGGAATGTGCGAATTGATAATGACTTCAGAGAATATCTTTTCAGAAGTATTTCAACGTTTAGATGAAAAAGAATTTAGTGATAGGCTTTTTATTTTTCATTGGGTAGGAGATTCGAACGATTCCACCTTTATCGAACAGCTTATTCGTCGTCTTTCTATGATGCCAAATTTAGCTTGTCTGATTTTGGAAGATATACAAGTTCCTCCTTCTGCTACAATTGCACACCTTTTACCAATTACAATTGCTGTTTCCAAAAATCAAGATAGAGAAGATGACAATATCTTTAGTAGTCATTTTTATGAACAATTAGCTCAAAACAATTCTATCAAAGAAGCCTATAATTATGCTTCAAGAAAACTTCCAAATACACCTTCTACATTATTTGTAAAGCCAAGTGCCGAACACACACTTGATTTTACGTTACTAGCAACCAAAAAAGTAGAGGCAGCTCCCAAAACACCAGAGCAACAAAAAATAGAACGTTTTAAGAAAATTATAGCTCAAAAAGCTCGTTTTTCAGCATATTCCAAACCAGAACTTTTACTTTCTAAAGAAGAAACTAAACTTTTTGAAGAGTATAAATTTGAACTTGCACCACTTTCAGATATAGAAAATCAGCTTTATATTCGGAGTCTTAAAAAAATAAATCAGAAAAAAAGACAACAAAGATATTTATATAGAGCTATATTTTTCTTGACATTCTTTTTGGTTTTGGCAGGTCTGGGTTTTTGGGCGCAATATCAAGAATATGAAAGACAAGACGAGGCACATAAAACACAAACTCGTCAGCAACAAGCTAATTTTTTGACTTATTTGGGTGATAATATGCAAAAGGAAAATGCCACAAAGGCAATTCGTTTGATAGAAAAAGCGGTCAGAGAATATCCAACACATTTAGCACAGGGTTCTTTGTATTCTCACTTTTATAGTCCAAATTTATATTATTCGGCTCAAATTCCAATTAAAAATGAGAATCAAGATTTAAAAAGTAACGAAAATATAAATTATGCTGTTTCTTCTGATGCTCAATGGTTAGCTTATTTTGAAAATGATAATAAAAAAGGCAATCACAAAAGGAAAAATGCAATATTTATTAGTTCATTACAAGGCGATGTTATCAAAAAAATAGAAAAAGAAGTAGAAATAGAAAAAATTATTTTTTCAAATAATGTTCCCTATCGTTTGGCTGTTGGTTTTGCAAATGGAAAAGTAGAAATTTTAGATGTGTATGGAAAGAGCTTATTAGAAATGCAGGTACATAATGACACTATTTCAGGACTCTCATTTTCGAAAGATGATACAAAAATTATTTCGGCTGCTGATACAACAGCTCTTATTTGGACAACAGCAGGAGAAGTGTTAGATACAATTAGTGGAAATCGGAGTAAGATTTTGAGAATGCAGTTTTCTCCCAATCAAAGAACTCTTTTTACAGAAGCGAAAGATAGTGTCATAGCTGTTTGGGAAGGTTCAAATTTACTTTCTACTTTCGAAGGAACAAAAGCTAAATGGCTTTCAGATAAATATCTAGTTTTGAAACAATACTCTAAAGAGGAGAATCAAAAAAAGAAAAATAGAAGACAAACAGAATCTTTAGGTAATTCTGATTCTTTAAAATGGGTAGTTTGGGATGTTTCTACAAATGAAATTAAAAAAGAACTTCAAAATCCAAAGCAAGTGTTGTCTCAAGACTCTGCTTCTTTTTGGGTGATAGATGAAAAAAATATACTAAAAAGGTATTACTTTGAAAGTGATTCTATTACACTTTGGCAAAGAAGTGTAGCTTATTTTGCTATGTATAAAGGAAGTAATCTAATTAAAACAAACAAAAAATGGGTAATTATTTCAGAAGATGGTTTGTGTACAATACGTTTTGCTGATGGCAGCCAGTCTACTACAAAGCTAGAAAGTTTGCCTATTAAGACCCCTTATTTTACACAAGATGGAAGTTATTTAGTTATACAAACTTTAGAAGATATTACTTTTTGGCGAGCTGCTAGTCCTCAAATGCGTTTTAATGACAAATTACAAGGTGAAAAATGGCTTGCTCAGAATGCAGCAATAAATCAAAATAAAATACAAAGTAGAGATGTACAGCTCATTTATTATTCTGGAAATATTTATCGTCTGACCGACCAAAAAGAAAATGCAAAAGCAGAGTTTGCAGCCGATAAAGTGTTTTTACATCCTTCTCAAGATTATGTTCTGACAATCAAAAATGCTGTTATTTCTTTAGATAAATTTGATAAAACAAACCTAGCCGAAAAAGATAAGCCTTTCAGAATTACAAACGCATTTACTAAAAAACCAAACTATACGAATGCTGGTTTTTCTAAAAAAGGAAGTTTTGTTTGGGCAGTTACACAAAATAATGAGCTTCAATTAATAGATCTAAAAGGTAATGTTTTTCACACGCAAAAAGTAAAACCAAATACAGAAACAACTAGCTCTTTTGATGATAGATATTTAGCTTTGGCTCAAAAGGTAACAGGAGGATTAAAGCCATACAAGATTTTGCATTTAGATACAAAGCAAAGTTATGAATTAGATACACGTTTAGAACGTTCGAATATTTCTTCATTTTTCTTTTCTCCTTCTCAACAAGGGCAACCCTATTTAGTTTCTGCTTCGGGTTCTTGGACAGATTTTTGGGATTTGAAAGGACGCAGAATGAAAGCTCTAAAAGGTGGAAATCCAATTTATGGAAAAGAAATGATTCTGACTTCCTCTTATGGCAATTTTTATATTGCAACGTTAGATGTAAATAAAGTGTACCATCAAAAAATGGAGAATCTTCAGAAAGCTACTTTAAGTCCTGATAAAAATTATATTGTTTTACATTTTTCAGATTCTTTACAGATTTGGAAAACATCACCTTTTGGAATCATTCAATGGCTAGAGGAAAATAAAATTTATCAACTTTCTACCCAAGAACAAAAACAATTATTGCTTCGATAACGTATAGTATATTAAGAAGTCAAAATTTGATTCTATTATTTTATCAAATTATTTTTTAGACTTCAAAATTTTATTAATTCCTTTCATTTTTTAAACTTTGAAATTTATGTTTACGATTCTTGTAGCAAATGCCTTTGGTGTTTTGGGTAGTGGTATTGGTGGTATATTATCAATCCTTCATCTTATTCTTATTGTCTATTGTTTTTATAGTGTATGGACTTCTGCTAGTACAATGGGTACAAAAGTTCTTTGGTCTTTAGCTATTTTCTTTTTACCTATCATAGGACCAATTCTTTATCTTTTATTAGGTAGATAATAGTTCAAGAAATATTCAGTTAGGAAAACTAACTTATCAATAACAAAGCCCTAAATCTTCTTATGAGATTTAGGGTTTTGATGTGTATACAAAAAGTTCTGTGTTTAGTAAAACTTAAAAAAGCTATAGAGTTGAGTTTTTTTAAGTAAATAAAGTATAATATTGAAAAGCCTTTTTATAATTTTTCTTATAAAAAGCCTTTTTTGATACTCTAAACAAACATTTTTATTGTAATTGACAATTTATTTGTAGTTTTGTAGTTATAATTTACACAAACATTATTACCAAACACTTTTTTTACAGACAAAAATCGACTCCCCTAAATTGACTACTCCTCTTCAAAAAACATCTCGTTTATTTATTGCCATTCCTCTTCCTGAATTTTTAAAAGATGCTTTACAAGAATGTCAAGAGTGGCTTTCTTCTTATCCAGAAATGAAGGAAATTAAAGATTGGATAGAAATCTCTAAAATGCACATTACACTGCATTTTTTAGGAGATGTTTCACACCAAAAAATTTCACAAATACAGGAAATTGTAAGTCAAATTGCAAAACAAGCCCCTCTTACTTTAACAATGAAAGACATAGGAACATTTGAAAAAAATGAACTTCCTTATGTTCTTTGGGTAGGAATTTTGAAAAATGAAGCTTTATCAGATTTATATGAAAAATTGGCTCAAAAACTAGAAGAAATAGATATAGAGATTGAAAATACCAACGTTGAAAATTATAATCCTCATGTTACCTTAGCATACATTCGTACTGATGATGAAACTAAAAAAGCAATGAAAGAACGTCTTCAAAAAATAATTGTTGGTGAAATTGGTGTTTGGGAGAGCAACAAAATTGAACTGCTTAGTAGCACACCAACTAGAGAAGGTTCTGTTTATAAAGTTATTAGTTAATATATAATTTGAGAAAAATTAAATATGCCTAAAAAAATAGAAAGTAGAAATCTAAACTGTCAGGATACCTTTTGAGGTGTCAGACAGTTTAGAACATGTTATTTTGGTCTATTTTTGTTCAGCCACTTTTTATATTGTTCATTAATGGCTTCATAAAATAAATCTCCCTGCAAATTATACCCTGTTTGGGAAAGATGAATTTTATCATACTGTCCTAACCCTGCTTTGTGCCAATCAATAATCGATTTGAAACCTCCCATTATCTGATAAAAATTCCAAAGAGCTACATTTTTTTCTCTTGTTAGTTCTTGTAAACGCTCTTCTGCTTTTTGGGTGTTATAATTTGCATATTTTTTATAACGATAAGTATCATTTGGCGAAGTAAGTAAAATGGAAGTATTCGGATTGATATTTCTAATTTGAGTAATTATTTTT
This is a stretch of genomic DNA from Bernardetia sp. MNP-M8. It encodes these proteins:
- a CDS encoding PLD nuclease N-terminal domain-containing protein; protein product: MFTILVANAFGVLGSGIGGILSILHLILIVYCFYSVWTSASTMGTKVLWSLAIFFLPIIGPILYLLLGR
- the thpR gene encoding RNA 2',3'-cyclic phosphodiesterase → MTTPLQKTSRLFIAIPLPEFLKDALQECQEWLSSYPEMKEIKDWIEISKMHITLHFLGDVSHQKISQIQEIVSQIAKQAPLTLTMKDIGTFEKNELPYVLWVGILKNEALSDLYEKLAQKLEEIDIEIENTNVENYNPHVTLAYIRTDDETKKAMKERLQKIIVGEIGVWESNKIELLSSTPTREGSVYKVIS